A window of the Butyricimonas virosa genome harbors these coding sequences:
- a CDS encoding ABC transporter ATP-binding protein, protein MEQSILKVENLSHRYSVQWAIRDINFEITQNGVYGLLGSNGAGKSTTMNIICGVLKQTEGNVFIKGIDMRDNPVEAKRHIGFLPQKPPLHTDLTVEEYLTYCARLRQIARAEEGKVVDEVLARCGISHFRKRLIHNLSGGYQQRVGIAQAIIHRPDFVVLDEPTNGLDPNQILEIRHLIKAIAEECTVVLSTHILSEVQATCNYIRMIGQGTLVFSGTVDEFDNYILPNTVFATLVAAPPIEELKQLPGVVDVDELGGSNYRLRFSDSPQEMIERVVQTSVAKDWRLTEVRLEKSSLDDIFAELSKIKK, encoded by the coding sequence ATGGAACAATCAATTTTAAAGGTGGAAAACCTGTCGCATCGCTATAGTGTGCAGTGGGCGATACGGGATATTAATTTTGAAATTACTCAAAATGGTGTTTACGGTTTACTCGGCTCTAACGGGGCCGGTAAATCTACCACCATGAATATTATTTGCGGAGTGTTGAAACAAACTGAAGGTAACGTGTTTATCAAGGGAATTGATATGCGGGATAATCCGGTGGAAGCGAAAAGGCATATCGGTTTCTTGCCTCAAAAACCTCCTTTACACACGGATTTGACGGTGGAGGAATACCTGACTTATTGTGCCCGGTTACGCCAGATTGCCCGGGCGGAGGAAGGAAAGGTCGTGGATGAGGTACTGGCACGTTGCGGTATTTCTCATTTTAGAAAAAGGCTGATTCATAATTTGTCTGGTGGTTACCAGCAGCGGGTGGGTATTGCTCAAGCGATTATCCATCGTCCGGATTTCGTGGTACTGGATGAGCCGACAAACGGGTTGGACCCGAATCAGATTTTAGAGATCCGGCACTTGATTAAAGCGATTGCCGAAGAATGTACGGTCGTTTTGTCTACTCATATTCTTTCGGAGGTACAGGCAACCTGTAATTATATACGGATGATCGGGCAGGGGACTTTGGTTTTTTCCGGTACAGTGGATGAGTTTGATAACTATATTTTACCGAACACGGTGTTTGCCACGTTGGTAGCAGCTCCACCGATAGAGGAATTAAAGCAGCTCCCCGGGGTGGTTGACGTGGATGAATTGGGAGGATCGAATTATCGGTTACGGTTTTCTGACTCACCTCAAGAAATGATCGAGAGAGTGGTGCAGACCAGTGTTGCGAAAGATTGGCGACTGACTGAAGTCCGGCTGGAGAAAAGTTCTTTGGATGATATTTTTGCCGAATTGTCTAAAATCAAGAAATAA